A DNA window from Acidobacteriota bacterium contains the following coding sequences:
- a CDS encoding carbon starvation protein A, which translates to MKTLSRILWVGVAAVFALSFAIVTGLFNPAEKVNALWLVTAAACFFLLAYRFYGAFLAAKVAVLDERRVTPAVRLNDGMNYHPTNKWVLFGHHFAAIAGAGPLIGPVLAAQFGYLPGFLWILVGAVVAGGVHDFVILFASVRRDGKSMARIVREEVGPVSGGAALFVVLFVMVIAIAGLGLAFINSLARNPWGVFIIGMTIPIALFMGFYMKLQFRASIAGISAVGIVLLVSSVIVGHAVPGSALGRVLDLGPHSLTVLLGVYGFIASALPVWMLLAPRDYLSSFLKIGVIAALAVGVVFLAPDLRMPALTRFVSGGGPIIPGPVFPFLFITIACGAISGGHALFASGTTSKMVDNERYVLPIGYGAMLTEGFVSVMAVIAACVLVPGDYFAINTTLDGARLAALGFTPEHLSELSRMVGVDLAGRPGGAVSLAVGMTQIFAAIPLMKTVMAYWYQFALMFEAFFILTTIDAGTRVCRYIVQELAGHVWKPLGDLRSLAGNVFASLVVVLSWSFFIATGSLSAVWPMFGTANQLLAMLALCLGTTLILKAGKARYAWITLAPMAFMAATTLTASVQLIGKFWDLALAGGKDARLYGVSCALMGILLVLALIIVGDSLVKWRRLLRGREGEAIPVEPLPDEGEEVYPLP; encoded by the coding sequence ATGAAAACACTTTCAAGAATCCTGTGGGTGGGCGTGGCGGCGGTCTTCGCCCTCTCTTTCGCCATCGTGACGGGCCTCTTCAACCCGGCCGAGAAGGTCAACGCGCTCTGGCTGGTGACGGCGGCGGCCTGCTTTTTCCTCCTGGCCTACCGCTTCTACGGCGCTTTCCTGGCGGCGAAGGTGGCGGTGCTGGACGAAAGGAGGGTGACGCCCGCCGTCCGCCTCAACGACGGGATGAATTACCACCCCACCAACAAGTGGGTCCTCTTCGGCCACCACTTCGCCGCCATCGCGGGCGCCGGCCCGCTCATCGGCCCGGTCCTGGCCGCCCAGTTCGGTTACCTGCCGGGTTTCCTGTGGATCCTGGTGGGCGCGGTGGTGGCCGGCGGCGTCCACGATTTCGTGATCCTCTTCGCCTCGGTGCGGCGGGACGGCAAGTCCATGGCCCGGATCGTGCGGGAGGAGGTCGGCCCCGTATCGGGCGGCGCGGCCCTCTTCGTGGTCCTCTTCGTGATGGTCATCGCCATCGCCGGCCTGGGGCTGGCCTTCATCAACTCCCTGGCCCGGAACCCCTGGGGGGTCTTCATCATCGGCATGACCATCCCCATCGCCCTGTTCATGGGCTTCTACATGAAGCTGCAGTTCCGGGCCAGCATCGCGGGGATCTCGGCCGTGGGCATCGTGCTCCTGGTGTCGTCGGTGATCGTCGGGCACGCGGTCCCGGGCAGCGCCCTCGGGCGGGTGCTGGACCTGGGGCCCCATTCCCTCACGGTCCTCCTGGGGGTCTACGGCTTCATCGCCTCGGCCCTTCCGGTCTGGATGCTGCTGGCCCCCCGGGACTACCTCTCCTCCTTTCTGAAGATCGGGGTCATCGCCGCCCTCGCCGTCGGCGTCGTCTTCCTGGCGCCGGACCTCCGGATGCCCGCGCTCACCCGCTTCGTATCGGGCGGCGGGCCCATCATCCCCGGGCCCGTCTTCCCCTTCCTCTTCATCACCATCGCCTGCGGGGCCATCTCCGGCGGGCACGCCCTCTTCGCCTCCGGGACCACCTCCAAGATGGTGGACAACGAGCGCTACGTCCTCCCCATCGGCTACGGCGCCATGCTCACCGAGGGTTTCGTCTCGGTGATGGCGGTGATCGCGGCCTGCGTCCTGGTGCCGGGGGACTACTTCGCCATCAACACCACCCTCGACGGCGCCCGGCTGGCCGCCCTCGGGTTCACGCCCGAACACCTTTCGGAGCTGTCCCGGATGGTTGGGGTCGACCTGGCGGGACGGCCGGGGGGCGCCGTCTCCCTGGCGGTGGGCATGACCCAGATCTTCGCGGCCATCCCCCTGATGAAGACGGTGATGGCCTACTGGTACCAGTTCGCCCTCATGTTCGAGGCCTTCTTCATCCTCACCACCATCGACGCGGGGACCCGGGTCTGCCGCTACATCGTCCAGGAACTGGCGGGACACGTCTGGAAACCCCTCGGGGACCTCCGCTCCCTGGCGGGAAACGTCTTCGCGAGCCTGGTGGTGGTCCTGTCCTGGTCCTTCTTCATCGCCACGGGGTCGCTCTCCGCCGTGTGGCCCATGTTCGGCACCGCCAACCAGCTCCTGGCCATGCTGGCCCTGTGCCTGGGCACCACCCTGATCCTCAAGGCCGGGAAGGCGCGCTACGCCTGGATCACCCTGGCGCCCATGGCCTTCATGGCCGCCACCACCCTCACCGCGTCGGTGCAGCTCATCGGCAAGTTCTGGGACCTGGCCCTGGCCGGGGGGAAGGACGCCCGGCTCTACGGCGTGAGCTGCGCGCTCATGGGGATCCTCCTGGTTCTCGCCCTGATCATCGTCGGCGACTCCCTGGTGAAGTGGCGTCGTTTGCTGCGAGGCAGGGAAGGGGAGGCCATCCCGGTGGAGCCGCTTCCCGACGAGGGCGAGGAAGTCTATCCGCTCCCCTGA
- a CDS encoding GreA/GreB family elongation factor yields the protein MPTYMLRTTLDRLNKRLEEIQREKYVVARELQEAASQGDLSENAEYDIAKEKKEMLALEERRIKEYLGDAQLIEEISSPPDVVSVGKRVKIQDAASGKEQVFAIIGELDKMEGVDSLSVGAPLARGLLGKKLGRSVEVQLPRETRRYKILEISNLF from the coding sequence ATGCCCACGTACATGCTGCGCACCACCCTGGATCGGTTGAACAAACGCCTGGAGGAGATCCAGCGCGAAAAATACGTCGTTGCCCGCGAACTCCAGGAGGCGGCGTCCCAGGGCGATCTCTCGGAGAACGCCGAGTACGATATCGCCAAGGAAAAGAAGGAGATGCTGGCCCTCGAGGAGCGCCGGATCAAGGAGTACCTCGGCGACGCCCAGCTCATCGAGGAGATCAGCTCCCCGCCCGACGTGGTTTCAGTGGGCAAGCGGGTGAAGATCCAGGACGCCGCATCCGGCAAGGAGCAGGTCTTCGCCATCATCGGAGAGCTCGACAAGATGGAGGGCGTCGACTCCCTCTCGGTCGGCGCCCCCCTGGCCCGGGGCCTGCTGGGAAAGAAGCTGGGGCGGTCCGTGGAGGTCCAGTTGCCGCGCGAGACCCGGCGCTACAAGATCCTGGAGATCTCGAACCTCTTCTGA
- a CDS encoding glycogen/starch/alpha-glucan phosphorylase, with translation MKKRQENVGRTAGTVESFKQAMEDNLYYVRGQAKHTASPVDRYMALALTVRDYLVDRWRKTVEGYYASRPKFVYYLSAEYLPGRQITQNLLYTGTEEVARKALQEMGFDLDALIELEPEPGLGNGGLGRLASCFMDSLATLDIPAVGYGIRYEFGIFRQSFRDGRQVESPDEWLFNGNPWEFAQPDDIVEVRFGGRTEHFHDDRGRFHVRWVPDQTVLGEPCHTLVPGYGTGTVNFLRLWRARASKEFDFQLFDVGDYARAVEQKTYTENLSKVLYPNDNTPQGRELRLKQQYFFVACSIRNIVDRFLKFNKGWPEFPDKVAIQLNDTHPVTAVLELMRIMVDEHQLEWDAAWDLTTRSIAYTCHTLLPESLEKWPVDLFGRLLPRHLEILYEINRRFLEDVRRRFPDDPDRVRRMSIIEEGVERRVRMAHLAVVGSFSVNGVAELHSNLLRDRTLRDFYDLWPGKFNNKTNGVTPRRFMKMANPRLSDLLTQTLGEGWVTDLDRLRELETLADDPVFRRMWREIKQRNKTDLAGVLVERTGIRPAPDSLYDVMVKRLHEYKRQLLKVLHIITLHLRTLKDPGAEVLPRTFLFGAKAAPGYHAAKLVIQLIHGVADAVNDDPDVAGRLKVIFVPNFNVTLGERIYPAADLSEQISLAGKEASGTGNMKFALNGALTIGTLDGANVEIREHVGAENFFLFGLTAAEVLALKAVGYNPGEYLDRSTELREVLDAVASGLYSKGDPLRFRPLVESLVSRDEYLLLADYPAYLERQAEVEDAYRDPERWTRMSILNTARSGFFSSDRTIRQYCEEIWKASPMPVSV, from the coding sequence ATGAAGAAGCGACAGGAAAACGTCGGGCGGACGGCCGGGACCGTCGAGTCCTTCAAGCAGGCCATGGAGGACAACCTCTACTATGTCCGCGGGCAGGCGAAACACACCGCCAGCCCCGTGGACCGCTACATGGCCCTCGCCCTCACGGTCCGGGACTACCTGGTGGACCGGTGGCGCAAGACGGTGGAAGGGTACTACGCCAGCCGCCCGAAGTTCGTTTACTACCTCTCCGCCGAGTACCTCCCCGGCCGTCAGATCACCCAGAACCTCCTCTACACCGGGACGGAGGAGGTGGCCCGGAAGGCCCTCCAGGAGATGGGGTTCGACCTCGACGCCCTGATCGAGCTGGAGCCGGAGCCCGGCCTCGGCAACGGCGGGCTCGGGCGCCTGGCCTCGTGTTTCATGGACTCCCTGGCCACCCTGGACATCCCCGCGGTGGGGTACGGCATCCGCTACGAGTTCGGGATCTTCCGCCAGAGCTTCCGTGACGGCCGCCAGGTGGAGAGCCCCGACGAGTGGCTCTTCAACGGCAACCCCTGGGAGTTCGCCCAGCCCGACGACATCGTGGAGGTCCGTTTCGGCGGCCGCACCGAGCACTTTCACGACGACCGCGGGCGGTTTCACGTGCGCTGGGTCCCCGACCAGACGGTTCTGGGCGAGCCCTGCCACACCCTGGTCCCCGGCTACGGGACCGGCACCGTGAACTTCCTGCGCCTCTGGCGCGCCCGGGCCAGCAAGGAGTTCGACTTCCAGCTCTTCGACGTGGGGGACTACGCCCGCGCCGTGGAGCAGAAGACCTATACCGAGAACCTCTCCAAGGTCCTCTACCCCAACGACAACACCCCCCAGGGCCGCGAACTGCGGCTCAAGCAGCAGTACTTCTTCGTGGCCTGTTCCATCCGCAACATCGTGGACCGTTTCCTCAAGTTCAACAAGGGGTGGCCGGAGTTCCCCGACAAGGTGGCCATCCAGCTCAACGACACCCACCCGGTGACCGCCGTGCTGGAACTGATGCGGATCATGGTGGACGAGCACCAGTTGGAGTGGGACGCGGCGTGGGACCTCACCACCCGCTCCATCGCCTACACCTGCCACACCCTCCTGCCCGAGTCCCTGGAGAAGTGGCCCGTGGACCTCTTCGGCCGGCTGCTGCCGCGCCACCTGGAAATCCTGTACGAGATCAACCGGCGCTTCCTGGAGGACGTCCGGCGGCGATTCCCGGACGACCCGGACCGGGTCCGCCGGATGTCCATCATCGAGGAGGGGGTGGAACGGCGGGTCCGCATGGCCCACCTCGCGGTGGTGGGGTCCTTCTCCGTCAACGGGGTGGCCGAGCTTCACTCCAACCTCCTCCGGGACCGGACGCTGCGCGACTTCTACGACCTGTGGCCCGGCAAGTTCAACAACAAGACCAACGGCGTGACCCCCCGCCGCTTCATGAAGATGGCCAACCCGCGCCTGAGCGACCTCCTCACGCAGACCCTGGGGGAGGGCTGGGTCACGGACCTGGACCGGCTCCGCGAGCTGGAAACCCTGGCCGACGACCCCGTGTTCCGCCGGATGTGGCGGGAGATCAAGCAGCGCAACAAGACCGACCTGGCCGGCGTGCTGGTGGAACGGACGGGGATCCGGCCTGCCCCCGACTCCCTCTACGACGTGATGGTCAAGCGCCTGCACGAGTACAAGCGGCAGCTCCTCAAGGTCCTCCACATCATCACCCTCCACCTTCGCACCCTGAAAGACCCCGGCGCCGAGGTCCTCCCGCGCACCTTCCTTTTCGGGGCCAAGGCGGCCCCGGGCTACCACGCGGCCAAGCTCGTCATCCAACTGATCCACGGCGTCGCCGACGCGGTGAACGACGACCCCGACGTCGCGGGCCGGCTGAAGGTGATCTTCGTCCCCAACTTCAACGTCACCCTGGGCGAGCGGATCTACCCGGCCGCCGACCTCTCCGAGCAGATCTCCCTGGCGGGGAAGGAGGCCTCCGGGACCGGCAACATGAAGTTCGCCCTCAACGGGGCCCTGACCATCGGGACCCTCGACGGCGCCAACGTGGAGATCCGGGAGCACGTGGGGGCGGAAAACTTCTTCCTCTTCGGCCTGACGGCGGCGGAGGTCCTGGCGCTCAAGGCCGTCGGCTACAACCCCGGGGAGTACCTCGACCGTTCCACCGAGTTGCGGGAGGTCCTGGACGCGGTGGCCTCCGGCCTCTATTCGAAGGGGGACCCCCTGCGCTTCCGCCCCCTCGTGGAGTCGCTGGTGAGCCGCGACGAGTACCTGCTCCTGGCCGACTACCCCGCCTACCTCGAGCGGCAGGCCGAGGTGGAGGACGCCTACCGGGACCCGGAGCGGTGGACCCGGATGTCCATCCTCAACACCGCCCGCAGCGGCTTCTTCTCCTCGGACCGCACCATCCGGCAGTACTGCGAGGAGATCTGGAAGGCCTCCCCGATGCCGGTTTCGGTTTGA
- a CDS encoding DUF3857 domain-containing protein, which yields MIRVVNSRFSGKTGLAVRAFLLLVAVVAGAGAGFGQDAVKDDPLTPADADLAARIAAVRAADYAGKDVMRVLDRTDVEVAESGLSTMTFHRVDRVLTVAGAVGEAVRSFDYDPKSSGVEIVRIRLWRDGKPRDLDLAGLRDTPAPDWSIFWGNRLKVFTLPRLKPGDAVETEHRRKGFVLALLADEDAEQRFIPPMRGHFFDIVPFWSDRPVKEKIYTVRLPRGKNLRTQFFNGTAETEARVDGETAFYRWTARDVAPLEREPGMSAPDDVAPKLIVTTTLDWREKSAWFHQANEDYGSFTVTPEVKAFTDALLKGARDDDEKISILTHWAAENIRYCGLSMGKGEGYILHTGEMTFQDRCGVCKDKAGMLVTLLRAAGFESYPAMTMAGSRVEDIPADQFNHCVTLVKRPTGYQLLDPTWVPGSMELWSSLEQEQQYLPGVPETSGLLTTPAADPAEHFIRITSTLDLAADGKLSGRASVETRGLGDSFMRRAVQRTVAARRADIFRNALAEISPLMKLTGYDCSSPEDLKNAMKIALRFECPDFAQAGEKSLRLRAPALAQYFADPGLAFFLQVRTDKPDRKYPLSLRCNGTWSWEETVKAPPGYRLARPPDDLRIDGAAASLERTVKALDDGFVVKQTLVLKKKTCPPSDYPNLKQVLDALRKERGRVFALVAGGDK from the coding sequence ATGATCAGAGTCGTCAATTCGAGGTTCAGCGGGAAGACGGGGCTTGCGGTGAGAGCTTTCCTCTTGCTGGTGGCCGTTGTGGCGGGGGCCGGGGCCGGTTTCGGCCAGGACGCCGTCAAAGACGACCCGCTGACGCCGGCGGACGCGGACCTGGCGGCCCGCATCGCGGCGGTGCGGGCCGCCGACTACGCCGGGAAGGACGTGATGAGGGTCCTCGACCGCACCGACGTGGAGGTGGCCGAGAGCGGTCTCTCCACCATGACCTTCCACCGCGTGGACAGGGTCCTCACGGTGGCGGGCGCCGTGGGCGAAGCGGTCCGGTCCTTCGACTACGACCCGAAAAGCTCGGGCGTGGAGATCGTCCGCATCCGCCTCTGGCGCGACGGCAAGCCCCGGGACCTCGACCTGGCGGGGCTGAGGGACACGCCCGCCCCCGACTGGTCCATCTTCTGGGGCAACCGGCTCAAGGTCTTCACCTTGCCGCGCCTGAAGCCGGGCGACGCCGTGGAGACGGAACACCGGCGCAAGGGATTCGTCCTGGCCCTGCTGGCCGACGAGGACGCCGAGCAGCGCTTCATTCCGCCCATGCGGGGCCACTTCTTCGACATCGTGCCCTTCTGGTCGGATCGGCCCGTGAAGGAGAAGATTTACACCGTCCGGCTGCCCCGCGGCAAGAACCTCCGCACCCAGTTTTTCAACGGGACGGCCGAGACCGAGGCGAGAGTGGACGGCGAGACCGCCTTCTACCGCTGGACGGCCCGGGACGTGGCCCCCCTGGAGCGCGAGCCGGGCATGAGCGCCCCCGACGACGTCGCCCCCAAGCTCATCGTCACCACCACCCTGGACTGGAGGGAGAAGTCGGCCTGGTTCCACCAGGCCAACGAGGACTACGGCTCCTTCACGGTGACTCCCGAGGTAAAGGCGTTCACCGACGCGCTGTTGAAGGGGGCGAGGGACGACGACGAGAAGATTTCCATCTTGACCCACTGGGCGGCGGAGAACATCCGGTACTGCGGCCTGAGCATGGGAAAGGGGGAAGGGTACATCCTCCACACGGGGGAGATGACCTTCCAGGACCGCTGCGGCGTCTGCAAGGACAAGGCCGGGATGCTGGTGACCCTGCTGCGGGCCGCGGGGTTTGAGTCCTACCCCGCCATGACCATGGCCGGTTCCCGGGTGGAGGACATCCCCGCCGACCAGTTCAACCACTGCGTGACGCTGGTGAAACGGCCCACGGGCTACCAACTCCTGGACCCCACGTGGGTCCCGGGGTCCATGGAACTGTGGTCCTCCCTGGAGCAGGAACAGCAGTACCTTCCCGGGGTCCCCGAGACGTCCGGACTCCTGACCACCCCCGCGGCCGACCCGGCCGAGCACTTCATCCGGATCACCTCGACCCTGGACCTGGCCGCCGACGGGAAGCTCTCGGGCCGGGCGTCGGTGGAGACCCGGGGGCTGGGCGACAGTTTCATGCGGCGGGCGGTCCAGCGGACCGTCGCGGCCCGGCGTGCCGACATCTTTCGGAACGCCCTGGCCGAGATCAGCCCCCTCATGAAACTCACGGGTTACGACTGCTCTTCCCCGGAAGACCTGAAGAACGCCATGAAGATCGCCCTGCGCTTCGAGTGCCCCGACTTCGCCCAGGCCGGGGAGAAGTCGCTGCGCCTTCGCGCCCCGGCCCTGGCCCAGTACTTCGCCGACCCGGGGCTCGCCTTCTTCCTGCAGGTCCGCACCGACAAGCCGGATCGGAAGTACCCCCTCAGCTTGCGCTGCAACGGGACCTGGTCCTGGGAGGAAACCGTCAAGGCGCCGCCGGGATACCGGCTGGCCAGGCCGCCCGACGACCTGAGGATCGACGGCGCCGCGGCGTCGCTGGAGCGGACCGTCAAGGCCCTCGACGACGGGTTTGTCGTGAAGCAGACCCTGGTTCTCAAGAAGAAGACCTGCCCGCCGTCGGACTACCCGAACCTCAAGCAGGTGCTGGACGCCCTCCGCAAGGAGCGCGGCCGGGTTTTCGCCCTGGTGGCGGGAGGTGACAAATGA
- a CDS encoding DUF3857 domain-containing protein yields the protein MNRRILTLTLWIAAAWLAAAPTTTAPVADSPGAAYETALKAADAEVLLREKTFTLNPDGSWETRVHEVRKVLTLQGMNRALGETVIPFRDGWQTVEVGEAFTTRPDGTKVPLPANARIEIMNLHVARNPAFSDLRSLVVAHTGLEIGAVTDLSWTVRTRKGFLPFFEGMEMLAGPFPVRDQSVVVRVPRGTPLKTAGSGGGMAFTRTAASGQDVFTWRGRGTLPVFTERVAPEAACWAPWVSFTTAPSDAAVLKALATEPLTAELFEEVTGRKAGAMAGLPGLADARAVLEKALEGVRTVDAAPAETGAWAAPPREVWDRACGTRLEKARLAAAALAACGAADTGVALLLPSAGGVEPVPGLLAASAFLARFRTTAGTFCADTDGFVFTADDPRWQGMVLVEPDGKRRKPAVAEGEAGCAWSLSLEAKDWKDKTCRLSGRLALRGTAVDTPRLLDDAAKYAESTLGEALKPYGVKGLKVTVNLAAPNLLEAGFEADAEKLFEPGEERALALPIPPPVAAWKGLLPVATGRTAPPALFTPAEFRLDLSVALPPKGKVAAGPKTAAWERDGVKWSQEARLDGETWRFTRTTRLPSRDVPLQTVADALAGWLADTLNRLVLE from the coding sequence ATGAACCGGCGTATCCTGACCCTGACCCTGTGGATCGCCGCGGCCTGGCTCGCGGCGGCCCCGACGACGACCGCCCCCGTGGCCGATTCCCCCGGGGCAGCGTACGAAACCGCCCTGAAGGCCGCGGACGCGGAGGTCCTCCTGCGGGAGAAGACCTTCACCCTCAACCCCGACGGCTCGTGGGAGACCCGGGTGCACGAGGTCCGCAAGGTCCTCACGCTCCAGGGGATGAACCGGGCGCTGGGGGAGACCGTCATCCCCTTCCGCGACGGCTGGCAGACCGTGGAGGTGGGCGAGGCCTTCACCACCCGCCCGGACGGGACGAAGGTCCCCCTCCCGGCCAACGCCCGCATCGAGATCATGAACCTGCACGTGGCCCGCAACCCCGCCTTCAGCGACCTCCGGAGCCTGGTGGTCGCCCACACCGGGCTGGAAATCGGCGCCGTCACCGACCTGAGCTGGACCGTCAGGACCCGCAAGGGCTTCCTCCCGTTCTTCGAAGGGATGGAGATGCTGGCGGGGCCCTTCCCCGTCCGTGACCAGTCGGTGGTGGTGCGCGTCCCGCGGGGCACGCCGCTGAAGACGGCCGGCAGCGGCGGCGGGATGGCCTTCACCCGGACCGCCGCCAGCGGGCAGGATGTCTTCACCTGGCGCGGCCGCGGCACCCTCCCCGTGTTCACTGAGCGGGTCGCCCCCGAGGCCGCCTGCTGGGCGCCCTGGGTGTCCTTCACCACGGCGCCGTCGGACGCGGCGGTCCTGAAGGCCCTCGCGACGGAGCCCCTCACCGCGGAACTGTTCGAGGAGGTGACCGGGCGGAAGGCGGGTGCGATGGCCGGGCTGCCCGGCCTGGCGGATGCCCGCGCGGTCCTGGAGAAGGCCCTCGAGGGGGTCCGGACCGTGGATGCCGCCCCGGCGGAGACGGGGGCCTGGGCTGCCCCGCCGCGGGAGGTGTGGGACCGGGCCTGCGGAACCCGGCTCGAGAAGGCCCGGCTGGCCGCCGCCGCCCTGGCCGCCTGCGGCGCGGCCGACACCGGGGTTGCCCTCCTCCTGCCCTCCGCGGGCGGCGTCGAACCCGTCCCCGGCCTGCTGGCCGCGTCGGCGTTCCTGGCACGGTTCCGAACCACGGCGGGGACCTTCTGCGCCGATACCGACGGTTTCGTGTTCACCGCCGACGACCCCCGGTGGCAGGGGATGGTGCTGGTGGAACCCGACGGGAAGCGACGGAAACCTGCCGTTGCCGAGGGCGAGGCCGGCTGCGCCTGGTCGCTGTCGCTGGAGGCGAAGGACTGGAAGGACAAGACCTGCCGCCTCTCCGGGCGGCTCGCTCTCCGCGGGACCGCGGTGGACACCCCCCGGCTCCTGGACGACGCCGCGAAGTACGCGGAGTCGACCCTGGGGGAGGCTCTGAAACCTTACGGAGTGAAGGGGCTGAAAGTCACGGTGAATCTCGCCGCGCCCAACCTCCTGGAGGCCGGCTTCGAGGCGGATGCGGAAAAGCTGTTCGAGCCCGGCGAGGAGCGCGCCCTCGCCCTGCCAATCCCCCCGCCGGTCGCGGCCTGGAAAGGGCTCCTGCCGGTCGCCACCGGGCGGACGGCCCCCCCGGCCCTTTTCACCCCGGCGGAGTTCCGCCTCGACCTGAGTGTCGCCTTGCCGCCGAAGGGAAAAGTCGCGGCGGGCCCGAAGACGGCGGCGTGGGAGCGGGACGGCGTCAAGTGGTCGCAGGAGGCCCGGCTCGACGGCGAGACGTGGCGCTTCACCCGGACCACCCGCCTCCCGTCCCGGGACGTTCCCCTCCAGACCGTGGCGGATGCCCTGGCGGGCTGGCTGGCCGACACCCTCAACCGCCTCGTGCTGGAGTAG
- a CDS encoding YgeY family selenium metabolism-linked hydrolase has product MGLNENILERAEAYRDYTAKNLSDIVQIPSLSCGEREVIAALEAKCREAGFDEVRVDGLGSLVARVGSGPRKLAVDAHIDTVDTGDPAQWERPPFSGDIQDGFVHGRGTVDQKGGAASMITGGRILKELGAAKDFSVYFTFTVMEEDCDGLCWKYLIEEEKLVPDFAVITEPTNLGVYRGHRGRMEIEMYFPGVSCHGSAPERGVNAAYKAAEGLLAVRELQERLAYDAFLGKGSVTATLVESQSPSLCAVPDRCRVHLDRRLTWGEDLEGAVREVREAVRDTAKVEVPLYDAPSWKGTVFTQDKYFPTWKIEADHPLCAAGVAAARLALGAEPVLDKWTFSTNGVAICGRHGIPCIGFGPGNEVLAHAPNEKTPIDHLVKASAFYALLPSHL; this is encoded by the coding sequence ATGGGCTTGAACGAGAACATCCTGGAACGCGCCGAGGCGTACCGTGACTACACGGCGAAGAACCTGTCCGATATCGTGCAGATCCCGTCCCTGAGCTGCGGGGAGCGGGAGGTGATCGCGGCCCTCGAGGCCAAGTGCCGGGAGGCCGGCTTCGACGAGGTCCGCGTGGACGGCCTGGGCAGCCTGGTGGCGCGCGTGGGGAGCGGCCCCCGCAAGCTGGCCGTCGACGCCCACATCGACACGGTCGATACCGGCGACCCTGCCCAGTGGGAACGGCCCCCCTTCTCCGGCGACATCCAGGACGGTTTCGTCCACGGCCGGGGCACCGTGGACCAGAAGGGCGGCGCCGCGTCCATGATCACCGGCGGGCGGATTCTGAAGGAACTGGGGGCGGCGAAGGACTTCTCGGTCTACTTCACCTTCACCGTCATGGAGGAGGACTGCGACGGCCTCTGCTGGAAGTACCTCATCGAGGAGGAGAAGCTGGTGCCGGACTTCGCGGTCATCACCGAGCCCACGAACCTGGGCGTCTACCGGGGCCACCGTGGCCGGATGGAGATCGAGATGTACTTCCCCGGCGTGTCTTGCCACGGCTCGGCGCCCGAGCGGGGCGTCAACGCGGCGTACAAGGCCGCGGAAGGCCTCCTGGCCGTCCGCGAGCTGCAGGAGCGCCTGGCGTACGACGCCTTCCTGGGGAAGGGGAGCGTCACCGCAACCCTGGTGGAGTCCCAGTCGCCCTCGCTGTGCGCCGTGCCTGACCGGTGCCGGGTCCACCTTGACCGCCGCCTCACCTGGGGCGAGGACCTGGAGGGGGCCGTCCGGGAAGTCCGGGAGGCCGTCCGGGACACCGCGAAGGTCGAGGTCCCCCTTTACGATGCCCCCAGCTGGAAGGGCACCGTCTTCACCCAGGACAAGTACTTCCCCACCTGGAAGATCGAGGCCGACCACCCGCTCTGCGCGGCCGGCGTGGCGGCGGCCCGCCTCGCGCTGGGCGCCGAGCCGGTCCTGGACAAGTGGACCTTCTCCACCAACGGTGTGGCCATCTGCGGGCGGCACGGGATCCCCTGCATCGGCTTCGGCCCGGGCAACGAGGTCCTGGCCCACGCCCCCAACGAGAAGACCCCGATCGACCACCTGGTGAAAGCATCGGCCTTCTACGCCCTTCTGCCGTCTCACCTGTGA